acgtgtgaaggtactttctcccgagagcacccagacggtctagccgctagatcgtcgcggctgtattgccggccaggaattgccacgtgtaaagtgtgtgtgtgtgtgtgtgtgtgtgtgtgtgtgtgtgtgtgtgtgtgtgtgtaattcaccacgacctgatcacgagttggactcgtaatcgccagcagcaggtaccctcccaacatgagcaagtgctctttatcgtcgatcccctttgctcaaggggggatagtaaccactcctagtcaacggaaagaatccggcctgagcgggctcgaaccgtcgccctgtcagaccgtgaagcctgtgtgtgtgtgtgtgtgtgtgtgtgtgtgtgtgtgcgtgagagagagagagagagagagagagagagagagagagagagagagagagagagagagagcaacttcagctggccgtgcaataagccggagagccttactgcacccacacctcactatcacctgccatcctcgtccatgtagctatccagtctactcttaaaccaagctatcgtcgatgcactaactatgtgattgcttagtctattccattccagagagagagagagagagagagagagagagagagagagagagagagagagagagaggcgggccacacctgtcatggaggtgggcggagcttgagagccagccgtcaaatcagcgaggagtgcggcgcagggctagaaaaccgtacctaccttcgtaaatatataaaggatgtataaaggaattgtaatgtactgtagtcatgccctgcctgtgattctcccgtctcttccctgctgcaggataatgtctgagggcggcagtcggggcgacgtggcaatgagggcgaACGAGAACGTCCACAGGtcgggggtcacgccggaggagatggcggccggctacgacgagtggtccgagaactacgaggagatggtgagagagagagagagagagagagagagagagagagagagagagagagagagagagagagagagagagagagagagatttacataaatttacatagaaaatcagaccacacagaccccatggtccagactaggtggtctgtccttaaacctaagtgattttacattaatcagatggccccaaaacgttgcttttcttctctagttaatattaagttcaaggaagtgacggtcgagcttgtttttaaaggagtcaatcgtgttacactggaccactgatggtgggagcttattccattctcgcactacaacgttggtgaagaaaaatttggtgcagtctgaatttacttgtctacatttgagttttgtgccattgttcctcgttcgcaaagtgtcatcgatcataaacaattttgttatgtctacattcgtgaaaccattaagtattttaaaacattcgatcagttttcctcggaggcgacgtttctcaagagagaacatgttaagggtggaaagcctttcttcgtaagatttgttgcgcaaggaagggatcatttttgttgctcgacgctgaacaccttctagtttagcaatgtcctttgcatggtggggagaccaaaactgtaccgcatattccaagtggggtctgactaaactattgtagagcggaagtattacatatttattcttgaataaaaagtttattttaatgaagcccaacattctgttcgctttatttgctgcatcgatgcattgatgtgagaatttgaggtttgacgcgattttaatccccaggtccttaacgcactgaacgcttgtgagtttaacgccgtgtatttcgtaatcgaacttcttattttttgttccaacttgaaggacctggcacttgtctacgttaaagggcatctcccatttatcagaccaagctgaaattttgtgcaaatcctcttggaggctttgcctgtcttcgtcagtaagaaccgagttaccaatctttgtgtcgtctgcaaatttactaatgcggttattgagtccaacatccacgtcgttgatgtaaataatgaagagcactgggccaaggaccgagccctgagggacgccactagtgacaggcgcccactctgagttaaatccgtcaatcacaactctttgttgtctgttgctcaaccaattcgcgatccatttttttacttgaccgtcaatgcctatttgctttaatttataaagtaatttatgatgtgggactttatcaaacgctttctggaaatcaagatagactacgtccactgatttggttacgtcataaattgagaagagaccgttataaaaggtcagtaggtttgacaggcaggatcttttgttacggaagccatgttgtgaatccccaattaatgagtggctttcgaggtaactcacaaaatatgtctctaattatgctctcgagtagcttacctacaattgaagttagactaatgggtcggtagttacctggtatttttttgtctcctttcttaaaaatcggtgtcacgttagcctttttccaatccgaagggacgatgcctggtcgcaaggacatattgaatacggtagtgaaggaggagagtatttcgctctttgtttctttaagcagtataggatatactttgtcgggtcctggacttttatttgttttaagtgaatggagagctttaaggacttcatcggttgttatttcaaaattaggcaatgcatgctcgagatttacaatagtactggtgttggtgggagcgagaggaagactgttagtattaaacaccgagggtcgttataacaaggtcgagtatattattttgtcgagttggctcagaaaccatttggcttagataattttcttctagaaattcgatcattctatgtgactcgccttctgtacctgacagtgtcgcccagtcgatatgggggaggttaaagtctcctaatatcagtgagtcgttgttattaagtgactgtcttaagacgctgtacatttcaaggtcgtcatcgagtgattgcccgggaggtctgtaggtgacagatatatttaaattgacttttgcaatgtttactcgcacgcacaaatgttcaacgttactgttcccCGGTGTTTTgttagtgggttgcaaatagcttttgacataaagggcgacgccaccgcctctacggtttacacgatctttgttgaagagtctgttgtattcggaacttaaatcaatatttgtggtgtcgataaatgtttcggttatagcaattatgtcaaaattttatgttagagcaagacatctcagttcatcaggATCacgcgggatcacggttacgggtttgttgcgatgcacggcgtctatttacacgggtggggtggggggacgtggctgtgactcgttttttgctcggatgacacgtactgcgtcgttgaggagccttccgaatctgactgccccgatgggagaaaggtgcaatccgtccctgtggaagagctcactttgtccatagaaattgtcccatgcgtttaagaactccacgtcaagctccctacaaagagtctgtaagcggttgtttagactgaaggccttactgaaaaagtcgccctccgcccaagtccgtggtagaactcctgaaatcaaaatgttaggggatttagacttatgctgctggatgagcctacggcacttctccaggagttcttcAGACCGGATcgtggtgcgagagagagagagagagagagagagagagagagagagagagagagagagagagagagatgccttcagtaccaagtgcctacgcagaatcatggggtatcgctggaatgattttgcgttataccggcgactactccgtgaggtccgggagtgaagtgatgcggcccgtggggtacgcacctgtaatcacccgcttccccgtccccttagatgatctggaaaggcgggtaccgtggccccgccatcacgctggaggaggcgctgcgttgggtacccccggagcggcgagccaaggccagggtgctggacgtggccgccgggacgggctgcgtgggccgcgaactccaccgggaaggcttcaggtgggtgccgcagggccgcagacagggggatggccggtcaccatacttaaatatcctccagtccactgccttctgcctgccagtgcctcagcctcaacacgagtccaacgccaagagatgaagacgatgtgttggaaattacagaagcttgtgtagaggcagggccgctgggtgggaactgggagcgggtaggagcggcattactatagtccatcgactctaacttaaaatggagccctgtggcttggcccggggaaacccccattgtttacagatctagcgatgacctgcgcatgacgttttgtctcactgttagtctgtacgttatctatttatggaatttacatacattcataatacgactgcgtggtgttatgaatggcttgggattagagggattgattgattgattgatttagagtttctttcatggcgccgcaacatcttggtcatatggcaccggagtaataaaatggaaggcaaataattaaaataatctaagggtgataaaagttattaggaagatagttttgaaatggtccattcagatatagcactagtttaaaatataataaaatgtttattaaaaatacattagtgaaatacaaataactttctatgaagagaccctacaagagatggaggatgcccatctcctgcagataccctatgacgtcatgtccaggggtgagcgccttttctcccagcattagggaaagggaaacattCTCATGTACATCAcaacaccgggagaggtactgctctcgcagatcgGGCCGacagttcaagccaactatgagtatcgtctgagctcaaataagcctcggagggtacttaaatacttcgatCATCGGTTCCCAAACCGAAAcggaatcaacttattcactgcctgaagactaaccatatttaccatgaaaggaataacaatagtgaagtgtttcctttcatgaaataataactaattgttcttgctgaattacaattaaagagcaaggattatttaatttaaccgatggaaacagagaggaaagccacgccatctggcgagataaattcaaaatatcgcttcagacccacgtggttggttttctctcactccaccaccggccttcacaaagtaaagaccaaggcaccgcagcccacccattaactcggacgcagtgtgccttctgTTACCTGACtcgagggatactacacccggcaacgagacttcagagacaacagtatcttttgaaacccgcttctcagctaagtgcccccagcagttatttgagacagatagatttttactacacggatccggtaggattattatatGTTCGGCTGTCTGGggttgcttgttggataccttcaccacctaatagctggtaagcacttgtttctttgggattgtctgacgggtgtgttatccactttgcgagtgacctaactgttgggtagggtaaatttactgattcccaacaactactactaatgctataacttctacttctaatactgctactactacaactacagccactcccacaggcacatagacgctgtggacccgtcggagggcatgatgaagcaacgggagactggcatctataccaacgacttcctggagtttatcggcagcggacactccaccgtgcccaaaggtattagtgatttgtttttttacatcaaaggacacggctcaagttcAACAagagtacacacaaaaaaaagtccgctactcgccgctcccataaaagattaaagtaaagagtagccaaaagagaggtcaatttcgagtggagaggtgtcttgatacactcttcttgaaataagtcaagtcataggcaggagg
This genomic window from Eriocheir sinensis breed Jianghai 21 chromosome 23, ASM2467909v1, whole genome shotgun sequence contains:
- the LOC127002502 gene encoding demethylmenaquinone methyltransferase-like isoform X6, translating into MYKGIVMYCSHALPVILPSLPCCRIMSEGGSRGDVAMRANENVHRSGVTPEEMAAGYDEWSENYEEMMIWKGGYRGPAITLEEALRWVPPERRAKARVLDVAAGTGCVGRELHREGFSHSHRHIDAVDPSEGMMKQRETGIYTNDFLEFIGSGHSTVPKDTYDLVVTSGGMGEGHIPLSGLDDLVRVAKNGGFVIIVMRHEHLQTVPSYKDKLEPYMDQLEADGKWKKVERRIVPNYFCDKEGLVFVFRITKPE
- the LOC127002502 gene encoding uncharacterized protein LOC127002502 isoform X18; translated protein: MYKGIVMYCSHALPVILPSLPCCRIMSEGGSRGDVAMRANENVHRSGVTPEEMAAGYDEWSENYEEMMIWKGGYRGPAITLEEALRWVPPERRAKARVLDVAAGTGCVGRELHREGFRHIDAVDPSEGMMKLRETGIYTNDFLEFIGSGHSTVPKGGFVIIVMRHEHLQTVPSYKDKLEPYMDQLEADGKWKKVERRTVPNYFCDKEGLVFVFRITKPE
- the LOC127002502 gene encoding demethylmenaquinone methyltransferase-like isoform X8 — protein: MYKGIVMYCSHALPVILPSLPCCRIMSEGGSRGDVAMRANENVHRSGVTPEEMAAGYDEWSENYEEMMIWKGGYRGPAITLEEALRWVPPERRAKARVLDVAAGTGCVGRELHREGFSHSHRHIDAVDPSEGMMKQRETGIYTNDFLEFIGSGHSTVPKDTYDLVVTSGGMGEGHIPLSGLDDLVRVAKNGGFVIIVMRHEFLQTVPSYKDKLEPYMDQLEADGKWKKVERRTVPNYFCDKEGLVFVFRITKPE
- the LOC127002502 gene encoding demethylmenaquinone methyltransferase-like isoform X11, coding for MYKGIVMYCSHALPVILPSLPCCRIMSEGGSRGDVAMRANENVHRSGVTPEEMAAGYDEWSENYEEMMIWKGGYRGPAITLEEALRWVPPERRAKARVLDVAAGTGCVGRELHREGFRHIDAVDPSEGMMKQRETGIYTNDFLEFIGSGHSTVPKDTYDLVVISGGMGEGHIPLSGLDDLVRVAKNGGFVIIVMRHEHLQTVPSYKDKLEPYMDQLEADGKWKKVERRTVPNYFCDKEGLVFVFRITKPE
- the LOC127002502 gene encoding demethylmenaquinone methyltransferase-like isoform X1: MYKGIVMYCSHALPVILPSLPCCRIMSEGGSRGDVAMRANENVHRSGVTPEEMAAGYDEWSENYEEMMIWKGGYRGPAITLEEALRWVPPERRAKARVLDVAAGTGCVGRELHREGFSHSHRHIDAVDPSEGMMKQRETGIYTNDFLEFIGSGHSTVPKDTYDLVVISGGMGEGHIPLSGLDDLVRVAKNGGFVIIVMRHEHLQTVPSYKDKLEPYMDQLEADGKWKKVERRTVPNYFCDKEGLVFVFRITKPE
- the LOC127002502 gene encoding uncharacterized protein LOC127002502 isoform X14, with the protein product MYKGIVMYCSHALPVILPSLPCCRIMSEGGSRGDVAMRANENVHRSGVTPEEMAAGYDEWSENYEEMMIWKGGYRGPAITLEEALRWVPPERRAKARVLDVAAGTGCVGRELHREGFSHSHRHIDAVDPSEGMMKQRETGIYTNDFLEFIGSGHSTVPKGGFVIIVMRHEHLQTVPSYKDKLEPYMDQLEADGKWKKVERRTVPNYFCDKEGLVFVFRITKPE
- the LOC127002502 gene encoding demethylmenaquinone methyltransferase-like isoform X22 is translated as MYKGIVMYCSHALPVILPSLPCCRIMSEGGSRGDVAMRANENVHRSGVTPEEMAAGYDEWSENYEEMMIWKGGYRGPAITLEEALRWVPPERRAKARVLDVAAGTGCVGRELHREGFRHIDAVDPSEGMMKLRETGIYTNDFLEFIGSGHSTVPKDTYDLVVISGGMGEGHIPLSGLDDLVRVAKNGGAAHRPKLFL
- the LOC127002502 gene encoding demethylmenaquinone methyltransferase-like isoform X7, giving the protein MYKGIVMYCSHALPVILPSLPCCRIMSEGGSRGDVAMRANENVHRSGVTPEEMAAGYDEWSENYEEMMIWKGGYRGPAITLEEALRWVPPERRAKARVLDVAAGTGCVGRELHREGFSHSHRHIDAVDPSEGMMKQRETGIYTNDFLEFIGSGHSTVPKDTYDLVVTSGGMGEGHIPLSGLDDLVRVAKNGGFVIIVMRHEFLQTVPSYKDKLEPYMDQLEADGKWKKVERRIVPNYFCDKEGLVFVFRITKPE
- the LOC127002502 gene encoding demethylmenaquinone methyltransferase-like isoform X12, whose translation is MYKGIVMYCSHALPVILPSLPCCRIMSEGGSRGDVAMRANENVHRSGVTPEEMAAGYDEWSENYEEMMIWKGGYRGPAITLEEALRWVPPERRAKARVLDVAAGTGCVGRELHREGFRHIDAVDPSEGMMKQRETGIYTNDFLEFIGSGHSTVPKDTYDLVVTSGGMGEGHIPLSGLDDLVRVAKNGGFVIIVMRHEHLQTVPSYKDKLEPYMDQLEADGKWKKVERRTVPNYFCDKEGLVFVFRITKPE
- the LOC127002502 gene encoding demethylmenaquinone methyltransferase-like isoform X20; this encodes MYKGIVMYCSHALPVILPSLPCCRIMSEGGSRGDVAMRANENVHRSGVTPEEMAAGYDEWSENYEEMMIWKGGYRGPAITLEEALRWVPPERRAKARVLDVAAGTGCVGRELHREGFSHSHRHIDAVDPSEGMMKQRETGIYTNDFLEFIGSGHSTVPKDTYDLVVISGGMGEGHIPLSGLDDLVRVAKNGGAAHRPKLFL
- the LOC127002502 gene encoding uncharacterized protein LOC127002502 isoform X19, whose translation is MYKGIVMYCSHALPVILPSLPCCRIMSEGGSRGDVAMRANENVHRSGVTPEEMAAGYDEWSENYEEMMIWKGGYRGPAITLEEALRWVPPERRAKARVLDVAAGTGCVGRELHREGFRHIDAVDPSEGMMKQRETGIYTNDFLEFIGSGHSTVPKGGFVIIVMRHEHLQTVPSYKDKLEPYMDQLEADGKWKKVERRTVPNYFCDKEGLVFVFRITKPE
- the LOC127002502 gene encoding demethylmenaquinone methyltransferase-like isoform X3 translates to MYKGIVMYCSHALPVILPSLPCCRIMSEGGSRGDVAMRANENVHRSGVTPEEMAAGYDEWSENYEEMMIWKGGYRGPAITLEEALRWVPPERRAKARVLDVAAGTGCVGRELHREGFSHSHRHIDAVDPSEGMMKQRETGIYTNDFLEFIGSGHSTVPKDTYDLVVTSGGMGEGHIPLSGLDDLVRVAKNGGFVIIVMRHEHLQTVPSYKDKLEPYMDQLEADGKWKKVERRTVPNYFCDKEGLVFVFRITKPE
- the LOC127002502 gene encoding demethylmenaquinone methyltransferase-like isoform X13, with protein sequence MSEGGSRGDVAMRANENVHRSGVTPEEMAAGYDEWSENYEEMMIWKGGYRGPAITLEEALRWVPPERRAKARVLDVAAGTGCVGRELHREGFSHSHRHIDAVDPSEGMMKQRETGIYTNDFLEFIGSGHSTVPKDTYDLVVISGGMGEGHIPLSGLDDLVRVAKNGGFVIIVMRHEHLQTVPSYKDKLEPYMDQLEADGKWKKVERRTVPNYFCDKEGLVFVFRITKPE